From Lolium perenne isolate Kyuss_39 chromosome 5, Kyuss_2.0, whole genome shotgun sequence, a single genomic window includes:
- the LOC139831823 gene encoding uncharacterized protein: MGSSPAASVATTAALTVSTLPALNSSSSGSAVSAPAAPVVSLASAITIKLTGENYLFWRAQVAPLLRSHLLMGYVDGTKPCPAAEIAVSNGETTVQQPNPAYSLWVQQDQSILSAFVSSMTEGVVGMILFAATAREAWETLSGAFASVSIARSSGIRQQMSDLKKNNLSVNVYFHQMKALADSLTSIGQPLRDEEFVAYLLAGLDKDYDALYQVVNSRTTCIPIRDLFSQLMATGTRIAARRAEAGAAMYYPAAQVAAHGSVYGAGGDSQIAAFGAARGGGGGGFRPTYRPDFRPPPSPVTKMAPASAPSGSGNNKKNAHRVVCQLCGVAFHTASKCFKRFNRSFLGIGNDGSNTDRQVAMAMAAQGGGYGGQQSVDPAWYADSGATHHVTHELDRLTTKEPYYGTDFVHASNGKGYSTLHKGYKCLHVPSNRVYISRDVIFDETVFPFSNMPVSHTPPPVTESSLLSADHFMDTAYAPSLLANHGAGTGRGARLELLSEDPPLHVDPQPMHGLHGVPAAASGSAPVHGVESSAAMCPPVADSSRSPDSAPSTPESARGHADPSSDPLDSSPGAPSPLSATAPAASASPVEAGAPPGSPVAAAPAAPVNPTVADPSAVAATGPTTRARRGIRQPKIRTDGTVTWSAILSARDASKDTVEPSDYRAALRLPHWRAAMETEFSALQRNGTWNLVPPVSGVNLIDSRWVFKVKLHADGSIERYKARLVAKGFKQRYGLDYDETFSPVVKPATVRLLLSLALFHRWHIRQLDIQNAFLNGFLDEQVYMRQPPGFVDPDKPDHYCHLVKSLYGLKQAPRAWHARLSSVLGSLGFLPSVADTSLFILQRHDLTMYLLVYVDDIIVLSSSPGAIPRLIAQLRSEFSVKDLGVLHYFLGIEVQSPSPGCLLLRQRKYALELLARAGMLKCSPATTPMSSSKSLCSVDGDALSSEDATRYRSIVGGLQYLTVTRPDLSFVVNKVCQYLHEPRTPHWSAVKRILRYVRYTIDCGLQFWASPSTLLSAFSDADWAGNMDDRRSTGGYAIFYGGNLIAWSARKQSTVSRSSTESEYQALADATAELVWVQSLLRELGRPQAQPPVLWCDNIGATYLSLNPVFHARTKHIEVDFHFVRERVARKQLQIRFISSKDQVADIFTKPLPLPLYVHCRHNLNLSQPVEIEGG, translated from the exons ATGGGCTCTTCGCCTGCTGCATCGGTGGCCACCACGGCCGCTCTCACGGTCTCCACTCTGCCGGCCCTGAACAGCTCGTCCTCTGGATCCGCTGTGTCTGCGCCGGCTGCGCCCGTCGTCTCTCTGGCGTCGGCGATCACCATCAAGCTCACCGGAGAAAACTACCTATTCTGGCGAGCTCAAGTCGCTCCTCTGCTGCGGAGCCATCTTCTCATGGGGTACGTCGATGGGACGAAGCCCTGCCCTGCTGCTGAGATCGCCGTGTCCAATGGTGAGACCACGGTGCAGCAGCCTAACCCGGCGTACTCACTCTGGGTTCAGCAAGATCAATCCATCCTCTCGGCGTTCGTGTCCTCTATGACCGAAGGAGTCGTCGGGATGATCCTCTTTGCCGCCACTGCGCGCGAGGCATGGGAGACGCTTAGCGGTGCTTTTGCCTCCGTCTCCATCGCGCGATCGTCCGGCATCCGACAGCAGATGTCTGATCTCAAGAAGAACAATCTCTCTGTCAATGTCTATTTCCACCAGATGAAAGCCCTGGCGGATTCTCTCACTAGCATCGGTCAGCCACTTCGAGATGAGGAATTCGTCGCCTATCTGCTCGCTGGCCTGGACAAGGACTACGACGCGCTGTACCAAGTTGTGAACTCCCGCACCACCTGCATCCCTATACGGGACTTGTTCTCTCAGCTGATGGCTACGGGAACTCGGATTGCAGCTCGTCGTGCTGAAGCTGGAGCAGCCATGTACTACCCTGCGGCGCAAGTTGCCGCCCATGGGAGTGTCTATGGTGCTGGTGGCGACTCACAGATCGCGGCGTTTGGCGCCGctcgcggtggtggtggcggtggcttcCGCCCAACCTACCGCCCTGATTTTCGTCCGCCTCCGTCACCGGTAACGAAGATGGCCCCGGCCTCTGCTCCTTCCGGCTCTGGCAACAACAAGAAGAATGCCCATCGCGTTGTGTGCCAGCTTTGTGGTGTGGCTTTTCACACCGCCTCCAAGTGCTTCAAGCGCTTCAATCGGAGCTTCCTCGGGATCGGCAACGATGGCTCCAACACGGATCGCCAAGTTGCCATGGCAATGGCTGCGCAAGGTGGTGGCTACGGCGGGCAGCAGTCCGTCGATCCGGCTTGGTACGCAGACTCCGGAGCGACTCATCATGTCACACATGAGCTTGACCGCCTCACCACCAAGGAACCCTACTACGGCACCGATTTTGTTCATGCATCAAACGGCAAAG GCTACAGTACACTCCATAAGGGCTACAAGTGTCTCCATGTTCCATCCAATCGAGTCTATATCTCTAGGGATGTCATCTTTGACGAGACTGTCTTTCCTTTCTCCAACATGCCTGTGTCTCATACACCACCACCAGTTACGGAGTCATCTCTTCTTTCTGCTGACCACTTTATGGATACTGCATATGCACCGTCTTTGCTCGCTAATCATGGTGCAGGTACAGGTCGTGGCGCCCGCTTGGAACTTTTGTCTGAGGATCCTCCCCTTCACGTCGATCCTCAGCCTATGCATGGCTTGCATGGTGTTCCTGCTGCTGCCTCGGGATCTGCGCCTGTGCATGGCGTGGAATCCTCCGCAGCGATGTGCCCGCCTGTCGCCGACTCGAGCCGCTCACCTGACTCGGCTCCCTCCACTCCAGAATCTGCACGTGGTCACGCGGACCCGTCCTCTGACCCGCTGGATTCCTCGCCTGGAGCGCCGTCTCCTCTGTCGGCTACTGCTCCTGCTGCTAGTGCCTCGCCCGTCGAGGCTGGTGCACCACCTGGTTCGCCTGTCGCTGCAGCGCCTGCTGCTCCCGTCAACCCGACAGTGGCGGACCCGTCTGCTGTTGCCGCCACCGGACCTACGACGCGCGCCCGGCGTGGTATTCGTCAGCCCAAGATTCGCACGGATGGGACTGTCACTTGGAGTGCTATTTTGTCCGCACGTGATGCTTCTAAGGACACTGTTGAACCCTCGGATTATCGTGCAGCGCTTCGTCTACCGCACTGGCGTGCTGCTATGGAGACAGAGTTCTCAGCCTTGCAGCGCAATGGCACATGGAACCTGGTTCCCCCTGTCTCTGGTGTTAATTTGATTGACTCTCGGTGGGTGTTCAAGGTGAAGCTTCATGCAGATGGTTCCATTGAGCGGTATAAAGCTCGCTTAGTGGCCAAAGGGTTCAAGCAGCGCTATGGTCTGGATTATGATGAGACATTCAGTCCTGTGGTTAAGCCTGCGACAGTTCGCTTGTTGTTGTCTTTGGCTCTCTTTCACAGATGGCACATTCGTCAGCTGGAcattcagaatgcttttcttaatggctttCTTGATGAGCAGGTCTATATGCGGCAGCCACCAGGTTTTGTTGATCCTGACAAACCTGATCATTACTGTCACCTTGTCAAGTCCCTCTATGGTCTGAAGCAAGCGCCTCGTGCTTGGCATGCTCGTCTCAGTTCTGTTCTTGGCTCATTGGGCTTCTTGCCATCGGTCGCTGATACTTCACTCTTTATACTTCAGCGCCATGATCTTACCATGTATCTGTTGGTCTATGTGGATGATATCATTGTTCTCAGCTCGTCTCCTGGTGCTATTCCTAGGTTGATTGCTCAGTTGAGGTCTGAATTCTCTGTCAAGGATCTTGGTGTGTTACATTATTTTCTGGGCATTGAGGTACAGTCACCGTCACCTGGATGTCTCCTTCTTCGCCAACGCAAGTATGCTCTTGAGCTCTTGGCGCGGGCCGGCATGCTTAAATGCAGTCCTGCTACTACtcccatgtcatcctctaagaGCTTGTGCAGTGTTGATGGTGATGCTCTTTCGTCTGAGGATGCTACTCGCTATCGCAGTATTGTTGGTGGCCTTCAGTACCTCACTGTGACACGTCCGGATCTGTCCTTTGTTGTCAACAAGGTGTGCCAGTACCTTCATGAGCCTCGTACTCCTCATTGGTCTGCTGTTAAGCGGATACTTCGCTATGTGCGTTACACCATTGACTGTGGTCTACAGTTTTGGGCTTCTCCTTCCACATTGCTGTCTGCCTTTTCTGATGCTGACTGGGCTGGCAATATGGATGATCGTCGCTCCACGGGGGGATATGCTATCTTCTATGGAGGAAATCTTATTGCCTGGAGTGCTCGCAAGCAGTCTACGGTCTCCAGGTCGAGTACGGAGTCTGAGTATCAAGCTCTTGCGGATGCTACAGCGGAGCTTGTCTGGGTTCAGTCGTTGCTACGAGAGCTTGGTCGTCCTCAAGCTCAACCGCCAGTGTTATGGTGTGATAACATTGGTGCTACATATTTGTCATTGAACCCAGTCTTCCACGCGCGAACGAAGCACATTGAGGTGGACTTCCATTTTGTTCGTGAACGTGTGGCTCGGAAACAGCTCCAGATTCGATTTATTTCCTCCAAGGATCAAGTTGCAGATATCTTCACCAAGCCTCTTCCCTTGCCGCTGTATGTACATTGTAGGCACAATCTCAACTTGTCTCAACCGgttgagattgagggagggtga
- the LOC127302774 gene encoding putrescine hydroxycinnamoyltransferase 3-like: MEVKVLSSKLVKPAYNAGAAPATEYIPLSIFDRVTFDMQMAIIYAFASPAPSTAAIEKGLAAVLAQYRVFAGQLGVNPDDGAPSFILNDRGARLVEASVDADLIDMAPAKPTPELLKLHPDLEGELEEVVLLQLTRFRCGSLAVGFTSNHVVADGHATSNFLVACGRATRGLPMGAPPVHHHKDLFKPRSSPRVEHDHRNREYYLPSPTNVESHHGDVADNIVIHKAHFTKDFIAGLRGSASEGRGRPFSRFETILAHLWRTMTRARDLSPEETTTIRLSVDGRHRLGKPAEYFGNMVLWAFPRATVGDLLTRPLKHAAQVIHDEVARVDGGYFQSFVDFATTGAAEKEGLARSAMCKDVMCPDVEVDSWLTFPFYELDFGTGSPSYFMPSYFPTEGMLFLTPSYIGDGSVDAFVPVFQQNLQAFKECCYSTQ, from the coding sequence ATGGAGGTTAAGGTGTTGAGCTCCAAGCTCGTGAAGCCTGCCTACAATGCCGGCGCGGCACCAGCCACCGAGTACATCCCTCTGTCCATCTTCGACAGGGTGACGTTCGACATGCAGATGGCAATCATCTACGCCTTcgcctcgccggctccttccacGGCAGCCATCGAGAAGGGCCTGGCAGCGGTGCTCGCCCAGTACCGCGTCTTCGCCGGCCAGCTCGGCGTCAACCCTGATGACGGCGCACCCTCCTTCATTCTCAATGACCGTGGCGCCCGCCTCGTGGAGGCCTCCGTGGATGCCGACCTCATCGACATGGCACCGGCAAAGCCCACGCCGGAGCTGCTGAAGCTGCACCCGGACCTGGAGGGGGAGCTAGAGGAGGTGGTGCTGCTGCAGCTCACCCGGTTCAGGTGCGGCTCCCTCGCCGTTGGGTTCACCTCCAACCACGTTGTCGCCGACGGCCACGCTACCAGCAACTTCCTGGTTGCATGCGGACGTGCCACCAGAGGGCTCCCCATGGGTGCCCCGCCAGTGCACCACCACAAGGACCTCTTCAAGCCCCGATCATCGCCTCGCGTGGAGCATGACCACCGCAACAGAGAGTATTACCTTCCATCTCCCACCAACGTCGAGAGCCACCACGGCGACGTCGCCGACAACATCGTCATCCACAAGGCGCACTTCACCAAGGACTTCATTGCCGGGCTCCGTGGCAGCGCGTCGGAGGGGCGCGGCCGGCCGTTCAGCCGGTTCGAGACCATCCTCGCCCACCTCTGGCGCACCATGACGCGGGCGCGCGACCTGAGCCCAGAAGAGACGACGACCATACGCCTGTCCGTCGACGGGCGCCACCGGCTCGGCAAACCAGCAGAGTACTTTGGTAACATGGTGCTCTGGGCATTCCCGCGCGCCACGGTAGGTGACCTCCTGACCCGGCCTCTGAAGCACGCCGCGCAGGTGATCCACGACGAGGTGGCCAGGGTGGACGGCGGCTACTTCCAGTCCTTCGTCGATTTCGCGACCACCGGCGCCGCGGAGAAGGAAGGGCTCGCGCGGAGCGCCATGTGCAAGGACGTGATGTGCCCGGACGTCGAGGTGGACAGCTGGCTCACCTTCCCGTTCTACGAGCTGGACTTCGGTACCGGGAGCCCGAGCTACTTCATGCCGTCTTACTTCCCTACAGAGGGAATGCTCTTCCTCACGCCGTCCTACATTGGCGATGGCAGCGTCGACGCATTCGTCCCCGTCTTCCAGCAAAACCTGCAAGCGTTCAAAGAATGCTGCTACTCCACGCAGTAG